TTAACTGCTGTGCCATCGACAAATTCATATAGGATTTAGATTTGTCGACCACCGAATTGCTCGTCTCAAACAATCCTACGACTTTCATTACTTTAACTATTCCGGCTGGAGAAACTACACTAATATTATCATCTATTTTAATATTCAAATTTTCGGCAATACCAACACCAACAATAATTCCATTGGGAGTAGTAAGCAAATTTTGCAGGTTACCTTCAACTATTGTTGATTGAATATCAAACATTTTATTGGCTTCGTTAATATTTACACCTGAACTGCTGCCATTAACTTGTGCACTTCCGTTATTATAAAAAATATTGATATTAAGCCAAGTAGTTGCTGTAGTAATACCTTCTATTGATTTCAAATCCTTGAGTATTTTATCAGGATTTAATAGTTTTTTACTCTCATTCTCAATTTTCGGGTTTGAGATAATGCTTATGGTGTTATTTGTGGTATCATTGAATAAGGGTTCACTCATTTTATCATCCACATAAATACGAATATGCGGAGTTGATTTAAAAAGAGCTTCATCAGAATCACGGTTAAAACCAAGCACCAGTGAATTCAAAAAGATAAACGCTGCAATCCCTATGGCTGCTGCAAACGAAACAATAACAGTTTGTTTTTTCTTAGCCAAGATATGCGTCAAAGCAATTTCAAAATCGATGTTAATTTTTATTTTTGACAGTTTCATCATTACTATTTATTTCTTTTCGAATATGAGGGTTGTGTTTTCATCTATTCCAGCAGTAACTTCTACCCAATCGGTAGAAATAATACCCGTTTCAATTTTCACTTTACCTTTATCCTTTACATTTACCATACTACCATAATCGAGAAATCTTCTGGGAATAAGCAATACATCTTCTTTTTTACCTACAATAATATTAGCTTGTAATTGAGTTCCCGAAATCAGAAAATTTAATTCATCAGTAAAAACCGCTTTACAATAAAACGATTGTGTTTGCTTGTCGAAAGAAGGATAAATTATCGTAATCGTTGCATTTAAAACTGGTTCTTTAAGTGTGTTTAATTGTATAATAACTTTCTGTTGGAGTTTAATTTTAGACATGCTCGATTCGTCAATGCTAAGTTTTGCATAGAGCTCATCCTGACTTCCTATTGTAGCAATTACTTCGCCTCTTCTTACATAATCACCTAATTCCTTATATTTTGTATACACTTTGCCCCCTACAACAGCACGCAATTCATTATTTTCTTGCAATACTTTATTTACTTCACTTTGCGATTGTTGATTGATCAATTGTTGTTCGGCTAATTGCTTCTGAAGCTTATAATTTTCTTTCAAGATTAAATAATTAGCTTTGGAATTTTGGTAAGCCAATTCCATATTTTCATACTCGAGTCTTGAAATGCTGTTACTTTCATAAAGTTTTTTGTAGCGTTCAGCTTGTTGTTTGTCCTGATCCATTTTTTGCTCCGCTACTTTCACATTAGCCTCAATTTGTTTTAATGCGGGTGCGTTTGGCAAAGTATTGGCTTCTGCTATGTTTAGTAATAAATCTGCCCCGCGCGAGTTAATGTCATAGGTTTTATTGTCAATCACAGCTAGCAAATCGCCTGTTTTTACGATATCACCTTCTTCAAAATTTAAACGTATTAAATACCCATCGCTTTGTGCTGTGAGGTTATATAAATCTTCTGGAACTAATACCCCAGAAGCAAAAACAGTTTCGGTAATATTTTTTCTGATAGGTTTTGTTGTTTCGGATTTTCTCCCACATGAGTTAAGTAAAACCAGAGCTGCAACTATTGGGATTAGAAATTGTATCTTTTTCATTTTACGGTATTGTTAATGTCTATTTTAGATTTTGAAAAAAGTAAATTTGCCAGTGCACTGCTATAATTCAGGCGACTTGTAATCTTATCGTTAAAGGCAATCAGCAATCTATCCGAGGAGAGAATGTCCATATCGAACTGATTCACTGCCAATTGATAGTTCTGCTCTTTGAGCTCGTAAATTTGTTTTGCTGTCATAAATAATGAAAATGCCTTTTGATAATCCAAAACAAGTTGAGTATTATTATTATCATTCTGTATTTTAGTATGTTCAGAATTTTGCAAAGAAATAGTTTTATTAATCTTCGATATCTTTGTTTGAGTAAACTTATTCATATCAGGAAAAGGCATAGTTAATCTTAATCCAACATATTGAGAATTTATCCATTCAGAATTTTTGTCAAAAAACTTCTCATTGCTATTCTGCTGCCAAGCATCGTAAAACATTAAAGATACTGTTGGCAAGTATATAAGCTTATTATTTTTTAAATCTGTTTCCGCTAAATCAGCTTTTAATAGTGCTAATTCATAAGCAAGTTGGTTCTTAGCTTCTAAACCAAGTGCTATCTGCTGATTGTACTTGAAGGTTTTATTGATAATTACGGTTGTTTGCTCAGGAATATCACACAAGATCCTGAGGCTTAAATACTGTTGCTCTACAGAGAGTTTTAACTGTTCTAATTTATCAGCAAGCGTAAGTCTGTTGATTTGTGCATCGTTCAAATCTTGCTGTCTTACAATCCCAGCCGAATATTTGTTTTGCATAATCAAAAGCAGCGTATCTGCAATCTCCAAACTTTTTTCGGTAAGCTTAAGCTGTTCTTGCAGAGAAACAATATTATAATATGCTGCTGATATTGATTCGAAAAGGGATTTTTTTGCAATTAAATTGTTAACGGATGTAAGTTCAGAATTAATATTTGCGCTCTGCAATTTTATCCAACTGCTAGGGTTAATGATGTCTATTTGCGGTGCAATATTCAAGTTTCCAACATATTGTTGGCCTGTGGAGACTTCTTTGGTACTACCAGGCTCTCCACCAAATATTTCACCCGGGAGGAATGTAACGGGCAAACCAATATTATTGGTCAAGTTAAAATTAGTTTGCATCCTGAAATTAACCAAGTTTGCTTGTGCCGAAATTTTTTGCCATTTAGCTATAAGTACTTGCTGCTCCGACGTTTTTACAGATACACTATTTTTTTCAGCGTATTTCAATAAGGAATCAAGATTATTGAATCTTAACTCGTCTTGTGCTTTTGTTTGTTCTAAAAACAACAATACTGTTATTGATATAATTATAAATTTTCTCATTTCATTCTGTTCTTATATTTTTTAAGTTTTCCGAATAAACAATCTATTAACTCACTATGTTCTTATTCATTAATTTTATTTCTAACGAAACCATTTTGCCAGATCTTGATTCCTATTTCTTTGTTAATCTATTTTTCATCGCCATAAATTATAATTCCAACACTATTTTAAAGGAATTCATTAAGGCTGCTCCTTTTTTTATTAGGTCAAAAGAATAATCAGACATTTTCCATTGTTTTACTAACATTCTAACGCTTCCATTTATCATAACAGATACTATCTCCGGGTCAATGTCTTTTCTTATTTCTCCACTTTGTTGACCCTTTTGAATTAATGTTGTTAGTTCGAGAATACATTGCTCAACTTTTAAGCGTGTTTTTTCAACCAGTAGAGGTTCATTCTGAAACAAATCCTCAGCAAAAACAACGGAAACCAAAGCAGGTTTCTGAGTAAAGATCAGGAAATGATTTCCAAATTTTCTTTCCAGAAAAGCAATGATACTTTCATCTTCTTTTTTTTCATTTGATTGGTCTCGTTCACTAATTGTATCAAGTATTGCTATTAAAATTTGCGTTTTCCGATCATAATGCCTGTATATTGCTGATTCAACAAGCCCAATCTTTTTTGAAAGATTTTTTATTGTTAAACTCTGTATTCCGCTTTCTGCAATAAGCTCTAGCGATGCATTAATGATTTCCTTCTGCCTTTCAGATAATTTAGCATTCATCTTTATGGTTTTTAATTAAGAGTGAATATTCACTCACAAAGATAGACTAAATACCTTATGCTTGTCAGTTTTTTTCTAAATAAATGTTAATGCTATTTTATGGAGAGAAAAAATAGAATTTTTAGTGGTTCTAATTTTAGCTTAAGTTGATACACGATGGGGCGATATAGCAAGACAAAAGACCACATTTCAGGTATCACCAATTATTAACTAATTCCCATCTTTTTCATTAAAAATGTTGCGTTAAGATTTTGAGAAACACCTTCTCTTAATTTATAATCAAAAACCAATTGATTGTTTTCAATCTCAACTTCAAAGCAAGCTGTTTTTACATTTTCAGGAAAGCTTTTACTTAGTTCGGCCAATTGCAAATCGTGAGTGGCAATAATGCCGGAAGCATTTAAGCCAACTAATTGTTTTACTAATGCTTTTGAGCCTTGTTCTTTATCTTTAGAGTTGGTTCCTTTTAATATTTCATCTAAGATAATAAAATACGAATCGCCCGTTTTAAGGGCTTCAATTATCCGCTGAAGGCGAAGTAATTCTGCATAAAAATAAGATTCGTTATTACTCAAAGAATCTGAGGTTTTAATACTTGTAAACGGCTGTAAAATACTTATTTTAAATTTTTTTGCGCAAACAGGAGAACCCGATAATGCCAAAACAATATTTACACCTATCGTACGTAAATAAGTACTTTTTCCCGCCATATTTGCACCCGTAATAACACTAAACTGTCCGGAAGAAGTAAAAGAAATATCATTGTCAACGCGAGTTTCAGGCTTCATTAACGGATGTCCCAAATCTTTTCCCTCAACCACAAAACCATTATCTGCAATTTCGGGGAAAATCAAATCTGTTCTATTGTAATTAAAGGTAGCAAAGCTTGCGAGCATTTCCAATTCGGCAATAGCATTAAAAACGCTAGAAGGTAACTTATTATAAATAGTTTTCCAGTTTTCTAAACGTATACTTTGGCGAATATCCCAAAGCAAAAAATAGTTTAAAATTAACCAAGCAAAAACATTCAATCGCGTATCAAAAGCTTGTGTAATTCTACTTAATTTTTTTAGTGCTTGGCTTGCCCTCTCCGTTTCGCAAAAAAGATTTTTTTGTATTCTTTTTAAATCTTCACTTTCAAATTCCGCTTTTTCGATATAAGCAATAAGTTTTTGAAAACGAAACAAGGTATTGCTCTGTTTGCTTAACTCCTGATGTTGTTGGTTTATCTGCTTTGAATAATAGCCGGTAAATGCAAGTGAAATTATTAAATACAAAATAAATAGCGAAGATGAAATAGCACCAAATAAATACAAAGCAAAAACAATAACCGAAAATATAGGAAGAATATATTGTGCAAATTTAAACAGTCGGTTTTTAAATATCGATTGACGATTTATCCATTTAGGTAAGTTCTCGGCAAGCTTATTGGGATCGGCAGAAAAACTTGTTTCTTTACTAAAAGCCAATAAACCCAAAGCCCTAAAATTACTTAAATGTTTTGGCGTTTTACTAAGCTCATTAACAGCTTTTTGTCGAGAACGAATAGAACCGGCATTTTTTTCTAAAGTATTTAAAATATTAGCCAAAAACACTTTTCCGGCATTTGAAAAACTACGGTTTAGCATTTGGAAAATGCTCTCCTTACCAAATAAATCTAAATCACTAACATAAGGGTGATGATTATCGGTAAATTCTTTACCATCATTAAAAGATGAGAAATCTCCACCTAAAGCAGAGAGTTCATTTTTATATAAATCCCGAAAAACACCTGATTCTTTCTTTTTTTCTATTAAGCGTCCGTGTTGAACAGCTATTATTATAAATACAATTATTAGAAAAAACACTAAAATACCAAGCCAAAGCCAAGTTGTATCAGAAGCAAAATAAATAGTTATAACACCCAATAAAAACCACGCAATTCTGATGTGGGAATAGAATTTAATTTTTTCGGATAAAAGCTCTATTTTTTTATTGTAAGCATCAAATTCTTGTTGATAAAATTGTTGAGCATCTGATTTCATTCATCTCATTTTTAAAGTGTACAAAGAAAGGCATATTCGTTTAAAAACAAAAAAAGGGAAGCCCTAAAAGATGTTAAGCTTTTTGTTAGTCGACTTAAGCGACATATAAAATTATTTCCGTACTTTTGAAGAAAGTAATACAAAATGGTACGTACTTTAATTATAGACGACGAAATCAGAGCAAGAGAAACTATTCAGGCTTTGCTTGAAATATATTGTAAAGATACTGCTCAAGTAATTGGACAAGCAAAAAATATGCGTACCGGTATTGAGGCCATCAGAGAGCATAAACCCGATTTAGTCTTGTTGGATATTAAAATGCCTGATGGGTCGGGCTTTGATTTATTGGCTCGCTACGGTAAAATTGATTTTAAAGTGGTTTTTATTACCGCTTTTGAGGAATATGCTATTCAAGCGTTTAAATTTAGTGCAATAGATTATATTTTAAAACCTATTGAACCTGACGAGCTAATTAAAGCAATTAACAGGGTTAATGATGTAATTAAAACAAGCCAGCCAAACAATATGGATGTGCAGTTTAAGACCTTTTTAAACAATATACAGAACAACAAAGCCGAAGATAAAAAACTTGTTTTAAAAACTACCGAAAACATTTATGTTATCCCTATTTATGAAGTTGTTGCTCTGAGTAGTGATAGAAATTATACTCGTTTTAATTTCTTAGAACGACCACCTATTATCGTTTCAAAAACACTAAAAGATTTTGATAATATACTTACCGATTACGGCTTTATGCGTGTTCATCGCTCACATATGATTAATCTAAGATATATTGAACGTTTTGAAAAAGTTGATGGTGGCTATGCTGTTATGCGAGGAGGTTTAAAAATAGAGGTTTCTCATCGTAAAAAGGAAGATTTACTTGAGTTTTTTTCCAGTCTATAAGTAATCTTTAGGTGCTTTTAATCGTATAAATCGATAAACTCAAAACTATTACCAACATTATTTAAATATCTTAAAAAGTCGGAAAATGATATTACAATTGATGCCGTATTATCGTTAGGATGAAAGCTGATTTTTTCGCTTTTTTGCAATTTAGCATCAAGAAAGAGGTGAACATGATTATCCACGTCATTTATTAAGCCAAAAGGTGATACCGATCCGGCTTGAATGCCTAAGTATTTTGCCAGTCTTTTTTCCGAAGCAAAAGAAAGTTTACCTTGCTTTAAACGTTTTTCCAGTTCATGAATAGCCAACTGCTGATGTGCATTAAAAACAACTAAATAATGTTTATTCCCTTTATGGTTTCTGAAAAATAAGTTTTTACAATGGACTGCTTCTATATCTTTCCAGTATTTCATTGCTTCTGCGATGGTAGGAGCCGGTGGGTGTTCTACCATCTCAAAACTAATATTTAAACGATTTAAGCAGTTAAAAACAGGAGTACGATCGTTCATAAAATAATAAAAAAGCCTAGGAAAGTTATATCAATCCTAAGCTCATATTGAATGTTAAAATTATTTACCTAATAGTTCTTCTAACTTTTTGCCTAAAGCAGCACCTCTTAAATTCTTTTCAATAATAATACCATTTGGATCGAGAAGAATATTTTGCGGAATAGATCTTACACCATATAATTTTCCTGCTGCATTATTCCAAAATTGAAGATCGGACACCTGTCCCCAAATCAAACCATCATCATTAATTGCTTTAATCCAGTTTTCTTTATTTTTATCGAAAGAAACGCCAAATACGGTAAATCCTTTTTTGTTATATTTTTTATAATTAGCAAGCACATTAGGATTTTCTCCACGACAAGGAGCACACCAAGCAGCCCAAAAATCGACTAATACATATTTTCCGGCAGCATATTCCGATAGGGTAATAGGATTTCCTAAAGTATCGTTCATAGTAAAATCTATTAAAGGTTGTCCAATATCTGTACGTTTAATAATTGCAATCCTCTCAGCCAAATTCTCGGCATCATCAGCATCTAATATTTCCGGTGAAAGATTATCGTAAATAGCTTGAACAGCATCAATATTCATAGCATCAATATTACTTAAAACTAAGGTGGGAATTGCGGGTTGATTTCCGTTTTTTAGCAATTCTGTTTCTAAATAATTTGCTTTTAATACTTGTGCCGAATCGTATAGATTATTTATTTTTTCTTCATTTAGAGCCTGATCTTCTTTGCTCATAGAACGAAAGGTATTAAAATAATAATCTTGCCATATTTTATCAATATTAGCGAGTTCTTGATTGATAGCGGTAAAAAAATCGTGAGCATTGGAGCCGGTAACCACGGCTTTGTTAATACTGTCGATACTTGCCGTAACCTGAATTTCTCCGGCTTCTACAAAAACAGGGATTACTCCACGAAATCCTGAACTTGTAATATACACAAGCTTAGGATGTTCTAAAATATTTTTAAATAAAAAGCCATCTTTAACAACTTCCGCAGTATCAGTAACTTCATATCCATCTTTTGTGCGTTGTTGCAAAACAAGTTCTTTACCTTCATTAAGACCTGAGAGATTAACATTAATAGAAAATTCGTTTTCTTTTAAGCCGTTATTACAAGATGTTACTAAAAAGAGAGAGGCTAAAGCCAATAGAGTGATTCTGAAATTTGTCATAAAATTTAATTATTTACGTTCTTTAAAAAATAAAAACTGCTCTGCAATAATAACAATTATCGTAGCAATACTACTATAAATTATTCGATAAAAAGTATTTAGAAAATCGGAAATCCTAAAGACTTCCAAAAAGAAATAAATAAAGCTATGGATAAAAATTAATATGGAAGCATAAGATATAAACCAAGAAAAGCCAAGATGCCCCATAGTTGGTAATACTCCGGCTTCATATTCTTTTTTTGAATGAACAAAACGGATAACATAGGGTCTGACGTAAGCAATAAATACGCTTGCTGAAGCATGCATACCATAAGAATGGCTAAAAATATCAACACTCAAACCCAATAAAAAAGATGAAATAAGCATTAACCATTTTGGCGTTTCAAAAGGCAATAATAATATAAACAACACATAAAAAAAGGGATTAATATAGCCACTAAATTGGATATTATTAAAAACCAATAATTGGAGTATAAGCACAACAAAAAAACGAATAATATTAGTTATTAACATAAATATCAGTTTTCTAATTTAATTGCTTTTAAAGTCATTTGTTGTTCATAATTTAAGTTTCTGGCAATATTCACCCAAAATAGCTGAGAAAAATTAGTATTAAAACGCACTTTAATATTCCATGATGTTTTTCCTGATATTTTACTGAAATCTTCTACTATACCAATATTTTCACCTTCAGGAAAAATATGTGAAAATCCACTAGTAATAATAGTATCACCAATGTTCACCGGAACATAATTTTCAATGGCATCTAATTTACCATATAATGGCGAAATACCATCCCAAATAATGCTACCTAATTCATTATTATTTTTTAATTTGGCACTTATGCTTTGTTTAATATTGAGCAGACTAACGGCTGTAGAAAAATCGTCAGAACACTCAAAAATAACGCCAACAATGCCGTTAGGACCAATTACACCCATATTTTTATGAACACCATGTTTAAGACCTTTGTTAAACATGATATAATTTTTTTGTCGGTTAGTAGTATTGCTAATTACTTTTGCCGGAATAAAATCAAAAATAGGTTTTATGGTATCGCTTAGTATGAGTTTTGTTGTGTCAATAGCTGCGAATGATTGAAAATTATTACTATCAAGTTTAAATTGATAGTTTAATAATTGTTTTTTTAAATATGCATTTTCTACTGAAAGCTGTTCGTTAGCATTTTTTAAATGAAAATAGTTGCGAGCATTTGAATAAGAAGTAAAAATTTCCCCACCGTACTGATTGGCAACAGAAGAAAAAACAGAAGATTGATGTTTGTTTCCGTTAACAACAAAAACGAGCGAAATCAGCTCTAAAACAAGAAACAAAAGCAAAGCGTAATTCTTCCATAAGAAATGAAGTAAGTATCTCATTTCAAAATATTTATCTTAATTTTATTTTATTAAGAAAGTAAACTTATTAAAGTTTTTAAGTGCTATTCCCGTACCTCGTGCAACAGCTCTTAATGGATCTTCGGCAACATGTACAGGAAGTTTTGTTTTTAAATGAATCCTTTTATCAAGACCACGAAGCATTGATCCGCCACCGGCTAAATAAATTCCTGTTCTATAAATATCTGCTGATAATTCCGGAGGTGTCATTTCTAAAGCATGCAAAACGGCAGTTTCTATTTTAGAGATTGATTTATCTAAACATTGTGCTATTTCGGCATAATTAACCATAATCTCTTTTGGAATTCCTGTTAGCATATCGCGTCCGTGAACGGCATAATCTTCGGGTGGATTATCAATATCGGTCATAGCTGCACCGACTTCAATTTTAATACGTTCTCCTGTTCGTTCACCAATACTAATATTATGCTGACGACGCATATAATCGATAATATCCATATTAAAATCGTCTCCGGCTGTACGGATAGATTTATTATTTACAATTCCCCCTAAAGCAATAACTGCTATTTCGCTGGTTCCGCCCCCAATATCGATAATCATATTTCCCGTTGGTTCCATAACATCAATTCCAATACCAATTGCAGCAGCCATAGGTTCGTGAATTAACTTTACTTCTTTAGCTCCGGCTTGCTCTGCAGAATCTTTAACGGCACGTTCTTCAACTTCTGTAATACCTGAAGGTATACAGATAACCATTTTTAGTTGTGGTGGAAAAATAGATCGAGGAACATTAATCATTTTAATCATTTCCCGAATCATATATTCAGCAGATTGAAAATCGGCGATAACACCATCGCGAAGAGGACGGATAGTTTTTATATTTTCGTGGGTTTTCCCATGCATCATCATCGCCACTTTGCCTACTGCGATAATTTTACCTGTATTGCGTTCCAGAGCTACAATTGAAGGTTCATCAACCACTACCTTATCGTTGTAAATAATAATAGTGTTGGCCGTGCCTAAATCAATAGCTACTTCTTTAGTTAAAAACGAGAAAAGTCCCATAATATATTTGAATCTCTAAATTAATTAATGTTTAAAATGACGGATACCGGTAAAAACCATAACCATATTTGTTTTATTGCAAAAGTCGACGGAATCCTTATCTCTAATAGAACCTCCGGGTTGAATTACTGCTTTAATACCTTCTTTTTCGGCTGACTCAACAGAATCAGCAAAGGGAAAAAATGCATCAGAAGCCATAACTGCTCCATTTAAATCTAAACCAAAATCTTTAGCTTTTTGGATAGCGTGTTTCAAAGCATCAATGCGTGATGTTTGACCCGTGCCACTTCCAATTAACTGTCCATCTTTTGCAAGAACTATTGCATTTGATTTTGTATGCTTTACCAATTTATTGGCAAATACTAAATCTCTTGCTTCTTTTTCGGATGGTGATTTTTCCGTTACCACCTCCCAATCATCTATATCTTCCGTTTTTAAATCTTTATCTTGTGTTATTACACCATTAAGTGATGTTTTAAATTGTAAAGTTTGAAAATCGAAGGATTTAGCCTGTAAAATTATTCTATTTTTTTTGGTTTTCAGTATTTCAAGTGCACTTTTTTCAAAGTCGGGGGCTAAAATAATTTCAAAG
This Bacteroidales bacterium DNA region includes the following protein-coding sequences:
- a CDS encoding ABC transporter permease, whose amino-acid sequence is MMKLSKIKINIDFEIALTHILAKKKQTVIVSFAAAIGIAAFIFLNSLVLGFNRDSDEALFKSTPHIRIYVDDKMSEPLFNDTTNNTISIISNPKIENESKKLLNPDKILKDLKSIEGITTATTWLNINIFYNNGSAQVNGSSSGVNINEANKMFDIQSTIVEGNLQNLLTTPNGIIVGVGIAENLNIKIDDNISVVSPAGIVKVMKVVGLFETSNSVVDKSKSYMNLSMAQQLMAEGPDYITDIYVNVEDPDIAASYLPIITGRTGYNAEDWKEANKSAEANKKTRGIMMGSISLIILIVAAFTIYNIVNMTVKQKLHDIAILKAQGFAGKSVIKIFISEALIIGTLGTIIGLILGAILVNILSKVYIGGDKGYFPIDFEPKVMLMGVIIGLVITFIAGLIPARGAAKVDPVAIFRNL
- a CDS encoding HlyD family efflux transporter periplasmic adaptor subunit encodes the protein MKKIQFLIPIVAALVLLNSCGRKSETTKPIRKNITETVFASGVLVPEDLYNLTAQSDGYLIRLNFEEGDIVKTGDLLAVIDNKTYDINSRGADLLLNIAEANTLPNAPALKQIEANVKVAEQKMDQDKQQAERYKKLYESNSISRLEYENMELAYQNSKANYLILKENYKLQKQLAEQQLINQQSQSEVNKVLQENNELRAVVGGKVYTKYKELGDYVRRGEVIATIGSQDELYAKLSIDESSMSKIKLQQKVIIQLNTLKEPVLNATITIIYPSFDKQTQSFYCKAVFTDELNFLISGTQLQANIIVGKKEDVLLIPRRFLDYGSMVNVKDKGKVKIETGIISTDWVEVTAGIDENTTLIFEKK
- a CDS encoding TolC family protein — protein: MFLEQTKAQDELRFNNLDSLLKYAEKNSVSVKTSEQQVLIAKWQKISAQANLVNFRMQTNFNLTNNIGLPVTFLPGEIFGGEPGSTKEVSTGQQYVGNLNIAPQIDIINPSSWIKLQSANINSELTSVNNLIAKKSLFESISAAYYNIVSLQEQLKLTEKSLEIADTLLLIMQNKYSAGIVRQQDLNDAQINRLTLADKLEQLKLSVEQQYLSLRILCDIPEQTTVIINKTFKYNQQIALGLEAKNQLAYELALLKADLAETDLKNNKLIYLPTVSLMFYDAWQQNSNEKFFDKNSEWINSQYVGLRLTMPFPDMNKFTQTKISKINKTISLQNSEHTKIQNDNNNTQLVLDYQKAFSLFMTAKQIYELKEQNYQLAVNQFDMDILSSDRLLIAFNDKITSRLNYSSALANLLFSKSKIDINNTVK
- a CDS encoding TetR/AcrR family transcriptional regulator; the encoded protein is MNAKLSERQKEIINASLELIAESGIQSLTIKNLSKKIGLVESAIYRHYDRKTQILIAILDTISERDQSNEKKEDESIIAFLERKFGNHFLIFTQKPALVSVVFAEDLFQNEPLLVEKTRLKVEQCILELTTLIQKGQQSGEIRKDIDPEIVSVMINGSVRMLVKQWKMSDYSFDLIKKGAALMNSFKIVLEL
- a CDS encoding response regulator produces the protein MVRTLIIDDEIRARETIQALLEIYCKDTAQVIGQAKNMRTGIEAIREHKPDLVLLDIKMPDGSGFDLLARYGKIDFKVVFITAFEEYAIQAFKFSAIDYILKPIEPDELIKAINRVNDVIKTSQPNNMDVQFKTFLNNIQNNKAEDKKLVLKTTENIYVIPIYEVVALSSDRNYTRFNFLERPPIIVSKTLKDFDNILTDYGFMRVHRSHMINLRYIERFEKVDGGYAVMRGGLKIEVSHRKKEDLLEFFSSL
- a CDS encoding prolyl-tRNA synthetase associated domain-containing protein — its product is MNDRTPVFNCLNRLNISFEMVEHPPAPTIAEAMKYWKDIEAVHCKNLFFRNHKGNKHYLVVFNAHQQLAIHELEKRLKQGKLSFASEKRLAKYLGIQAGSVSPFGLINDVDNHVHLFLDAKLQKSEKISFHPNDNTASIVISFSDFLRYLNNVGNSFEFIDLYD
- a CDS encoding AhpC/TSA family protein, with product MTNFRITLLALASLFLVTSCNNGLKENEFSINVNLSGLNEGKELVLQQRTKDGYEVTDTAEVVKDGFLFKNILEHPKLVYITSSGFRGVIPVFVEAGEIQVTASIDSINKAVVTGSNAHDFFTAINQELANIDKIWQDYYFNTFRSMSKEDQALNEEKINNLYDSAQVLKANYLETELLKNGNQPAIPTLVLSNIDAMNIDAVQAIYDNLSPEILDADDAENLAERIAIIKRTDIGQPLIDFTMNDTLGNPITLSEYAAGKYVLVDFWAAWCAPCRGENPNVLANYKKYNKKGFTVFGVSFDKNKENWIKAINDDGLIWGQVSDLQFWNNAAGKLYGVRSIPQNILLDPNGIIIEKNLRGAALGKKLEELLGK
- the mreD gene encoding rod shape-determining protein MreD, with protein sequence MLITNIIRFFVVLILQLLVFNNIQFSGYINPFFYVLFILLLPFETPKWLMLISSFLLGLSVDIFSHSYGMHASASVFIAYVRPYVIRFVHSKKEYEAGVLPTMGHLGFSWFISYASILIFIHSFIYFFLEVFRISDFLNTFYRIIYSSIATIIVIIAEQFLFFKERK
- the mreC gene encoding rod shape-determining protein MreC, yielding MRYLLHFLWKNYALLLFLVLELISLVFVVNGNKHQSSVFSSVANQYGGEIFTSYSNARNYFHLKNANEQLSVENAYLKKQLLNYQFKLDSNNFQSFAAIDTTKLILSDTIKPIFDFIPAKVISNTTNRQKNYIMFNKGLKHGVHKNMGVIGPNGIVGVIFECSDDFSTAVSLLNIKQSISAKLKNNNELGSIIWDGISPLYGKLDAIENYVPVNIGDTIITSGFSHIFPEGENIGIVEDFSKISGKTSWNIKVRFNTNFSQLFWVNIARNLNYEQQMTLKAIKLEN
- a CDS encoding rod shape-determining protein codes for the protein MGLFSFLTKEVAIDLGTANTIIIYNDKVVVDEPSIVALERNTGKIIAVGKVAMMMHGKTHENIKTIRPLRDGVIADFQSAEYMIREMIKMINVPRSIFPPQLKMVICIPSGITEVEERAVKDSAEQAGAKEVKLIHEPMAAAIGIGIDVMEPTGNMIIDIGGGTSEIAVIALGGIVNNKSIRTAGDDFNMDIIDYMRRQHNISIGERTGERIKIEVGAAMTDIDNPPEDYAVHGRDMLTGIPKEIMVNYAEIAQCLDKSISKIETAVLHALEMTPPELSADIYRTGIYLAGGGSMLRGLDKRIHLKTKLPVHVAEDPLRAVARGTGIALKNFNKFTFLIK